A portion of the Suricata suricatta isolate VVHF042 chromosome 11, meerkat_22Aug2017_6uvM2_HiC, whole genome shotgun sequence genome contains these proteins:
- the OVOL1 gene encoding putative transcription factor Ovo-like 1, with protein MTSGRGAKGPHGAGPPAQGACRELIRPPARGRHRNHSTAPAPGARDPPSPKPPQARAEAVELGGPGHPDAEGARCGVYQVRSQGARRKCSSQSRLNRSVGRLRAWLGFSDAGPVPHPLGLGARSRRRGHGGRKLLTFALGHTAVCKDCGGSRASPAFGIRAAWAQARFNKCGRSRPFLPDGFAPPQAPGLAGPRWYEVSAVGNGRVKGLPGIGALEGGVSLGFCPPQPYQEPEPSVAEPPSCPLVLDMSLRDSSYSVAPGPCVVAQLPSDDMSRLADPQSRDHGFLRTKMKVTLGDSAGGDVFTCHICQKAFTYQRMLNRHMKCHNDVKRHLCTYCGKGFNDTFDLKRHVRTHTGVRPYKCSLCDKAFTQRCSLESHLKKIHGVQQKYAYKERRAKLYVCEECGCTSESQEGHVLHLKEHHPDSPLLRKTSKKVAVALQSTVTSLLQNSHHL; from the exons ATGACGTCGGGGCGGGGAGCCAAGGGTCCCCACGGTGCAGGGCCGCCGGCGCAGGGTGCGTGCAGAGAGCTCATTAGGCCGCCCGCCCGCGGCCGGCACCGAAACCACAGCACCGCCCCGGCCCCCGGCGCCCGCG ACCCCCCTTCCCCGAAACCGCCGCAGGCCCGGGCAGAGGCGGTGGAGTTGGGTGGGCCCGGGCACCCCGATGCCGAG GGTGCCCGCTGTGGGGTGTACCAGGTGCGGTCCCAGGGCGCCCGCAGGAAGTGCTCCTCACAATCCCGGCTGAACCGGTCGGTTGGGCGCCTCAgggcttggcttggcttctccGACGCCGGCCCGGTCCCCCACCCGCTCGGCTTGGGGGCGCGGAGCCGGCGCCGGGGTCACGGCGGGCGGAAGCTGCTGACCTTTGCCTTAGGCCACACCGCAGTCTGCAAGGATTGCGGCGGCAGCCGAGCCAGC CCAGCCTTCGGGATCCGGGCCGCCTGGGCTCAGGCCCGGTTCAACAAGTGTGGGCGGAGCCGCCCGTTCCTGCCCGACGGCTTCGCGCCTCCCCAGGCGCCCGGACTCGCCGGGCCCCGTTGG TATGAGGTGTCTGCTGTGGGGAACGGCCGCGTCAAAGGGCTGCCAGGTATCGGCGCCTTGGAGGGCGGAG TCAGTCTGGGCTTCTGCCCGCCACAGCCCTACCAGGAGCCAGAGCCGTCAGTGGCTGAACCCCCGTCTTGCCCCCTGGTTTTGGACATGAGCCTTCGGGACTCCAGCTATAGTGTGGCTCCTGGGCCCTGCGTGGTAGCCCAGCTGCCCTCTGATGACATGAGTCGTTTGGCAGACCCCCAGAGCAGAGACCACGGCTTCCTGCGCACCAAAATGAAG GTGACCCTGGGGGACAGTGCCGGCGGTGACGTCTTCACCTGCCACATCTGCCAGAAGGCCTTCACCTACCAGCGCATGCTGAACCGCCACATGAAGTGTCACAACGACGTCAAGAGGCACCTCTGCACCTACTGTGGGAAGGGTTTCAATGACACATTCGACCTGAAGAGACATGTCCGTACTCACACTG GCGTGCGGCCCTACAAATGCAGCCTGTGCGACAAGGCCTTCACGCAGCGCTGCTCCCTGGAGTCTCATCTCAAGAAGATCCACGGCGTGCAGCAGAAGTACGCGTACAAGGAGCGGCGCGCCAAGCTGTACGTGTGTGAGGAGTGCGGCTGCACGTCCGAGAGCCAGGAGGGCCACGTCCTGCACCTCAAGGAGCACCACCCCGACAGCCCGCTGCTGCGCAAGACCTCCAAGAAGGTGGCCGTGGCCCTGCAGAGCACCGTCACCTCCCTGCTGCAGAACAGCCACCACCTGTGA